From the genome of Spinacia oleracea cultivar Varoflay chromosome 2, BTI_SOV_V1, whole genome shotgun sequence, one region includes:
- the LOC110795805 gene encoding dihydrolipoyllysine-residue acetyltransferase component 2 of pyruvate dehydrogenase complex, mitochondrial: MLSKIASKSVRRGPATLIRRFTHDVRSSSKRVDDSLKTHQSCFHHQKGDGACNSLFRWSSGKGNTRQFHSVSNPPAVMGPTTGVFIRNITSMTLKLGSNEVLCRGSPSLQLHPQRCFSSSADLPPHQEIGMPSLSPTMEEGNIARWVKKEGDKVSPGEVICEVETDKATVEMEGMEDGYLAKILKGDGTQGIKVGEVIAITVEDEKDIEKFKDYTPSKSETAVPETEKPSEPEAPEKQTSPAPAVHTEKKVSEPSQKSPAGDRIFASPLARKLAEDKNVTLSSVKGTGPDGRIVKADIEDYLASRGKESPATVPKAAEGAGLDFSDIPHSQIRKVTAARLLMSKQTIPHYYLTVDTCVDKLMELRSQLNSLQEASGGKRISVNDLVIKAAALALKKVPECNSSWTNDYIRQFHNVNINVAVQTENGLYVPVVRDADKKGLSKISEEVKSLAQKARENSLKPEQYEGGTFTVSNLGGPFGIKQFCAIINPPQAAILAVGSAQKRVIPGDDAANQFKFASFMSVTLSCDHRVIDGAMGAEWLKAFKGYIENPESMML; this comes from the exons atgcTG TCCAAGATTGCTTCCAAGTCAGTGCGCCGTGGGCCTGCCACTTTGATTCGTCGGTTTACCCATGACGTTCGTTCATCCTCCAAAAGAGTAGATG ATTCTTTGAAGACCCATCAGTCTTGCTTCCATCATCAGAAAGGGGATGGAGCTTGTAACTCTTTGTTTAGATGGAGTTCCGGTAAAGGCAATACCAGGCAGTTCCATAGTGTTTCAAACCCTCCAGCTGTTATG GGCCCAACCACAGGAGTCTTCATCAGAAATATTACAAGCATGACTCTGAAATTGGGATCTAATGAAGTGTTGTGTAGAGGATCGCCCAG TTTGCAGCTGCACCCGCAAAGGTGCTTTTCATCAAGTGCAG ACCTGCCTCCACACCAAGAAATAGGCATGCCATCTCTTTCTCCTACTATGGAAGAG GGGAATATTGCTAGATGGGTGAAGAAAGAAGGAGATAAAGTATCCCCTGGTGAAGTAATCTGTGAAGTCGAAACA GATAAAGCAACAGTGGAGATGGAAGGCATGGAGGATGGTTATCTTGCCAAGATACTTAAAGGAGATGGCACACAAGGAATTAAAGTTGGCGAG GTGATTGCTATCACCGTTGAAGATGAGAAAGATATTGAGAAGTTCAAGGATTACACGCCCTCCAAATCAGAGACCGCTGTCCCTGAAACCGAGAAACCATCTGAACCTGAAGCTCCTGAAAAACAGACAAGTCCGGCACCTGCAGTTCACACGGAGAAAAAAGTTTCAGAGCCTAGTCAGAAGTCACCAGCAGGGGATCGCATATTTGCTAGCCCCCTTGCAAGGAAATTGGCTGAAGACAAAAAT GTTACTTTGTCAAGTGTAAAAGGAACAGGTCCAGATGGTCGCATTGTCAAAGCTGACATTGAAGATTATTTGG CATCTCGGGGCAAGGAATCACCAGCAACTGTACCTAAGGCTGCTGAAGGAGCTGGACTGGACTTCTCAGATATCCCTCATTCTCAGATAAGAAAG GTCACTGCTGCACGCTTATTAATGTCCAAGCAAACCATTCCTCATTATTATCTGACAGTAGATACCTGTGTGGACAAACTTATGGA ACTGCGTAGTCAATTGAATTCGTTACAAGAGGCTTCTGGAGGGAAGAGAATTTCTGTTAATGATCTTGTAATCAAG GCTGCGGCTTTGGCACTGAAGAAAGTTCCGGAATGCAATAGTTCTTGGACCAATGACTATATACGCCA GTTTCACAATGTGAATATTAATGTCGCAGTGCAAACTGAGAATGGGTTATATGTTCCAGTTGTCCGG GATGCTGACAAGAAAGGTTTGTCCAAAATTTCAGAAGAAGTTAAAAGTTTGGCCCAAAAAGCAAGGGAAAATAGCCTGAAACCAGAACAATATGAG GGTGGCACTTTTACTGTGTCAAACCTGGGAGGGCCTtttggaatcaaacaattctgtGCTATTATTAATCCTCCTCAGGCAGCCATTCTTGCAGTTGGTTCTG CTCAAAAGAGAGTCATTCCTGGAGATGATGCTGCTAACCAATTTAAGTTTGCTTCCTTCATGTCCGTTACACTAAGCTGTGATCATCGTGTTATTGATG GTGCTATGGGTGCAGAGTGGCTAAAAGCATTCAAAGGCTACATTGAAAACCCAGAGTCGATGATGCTATAG
- the LOC110795806 gene encoding cytochrome P450 704C1: MDVFSAIFAFIASALLLLFVFVLAVFIKIFSGKSIRSPNYPPVKGTVFHQLFYFNKLYDQQTETARKHPTFRLLAPDQSEFYTTDVRNIEHILKTSFDKYAKGKYNRDILIDLFGEGIFAVDGDKWRQQRKLSSFEFSARVLRDFSCAVFRRNAAKFVRIISQISKANDILDIHDMLMRCTLDSIFKVGFGVDLNCLEGTSKKGVEFMKAFDDANALVYWRFVDPSWKLKRALNIGSEAALKKNIKVIDSFVNGVITTKRKQLVEQQDSIVKEDILSRFIEASKTEPDQMTDQYLRDIILNFMIAGKDSTANTVSWFIYMLCKNPLVQEKVFQEVKEYIAETENEIKVDDFVERINEETLEKMHYLHAALTETLRLYPGVPVDGRAALEDDVLPDGNKVKKGDDIYYIGYAMGRMPYIWGDDAEEFRPERWLDQNGVFQQESPFKFVAFHAGPRICLGKDFAYRQMKIVSMTLVRYFRFKLGDETKKVTYRTMLTLHIDGGLHVRALPRIAMCG; this comes from the exons ATGGATGTGTTTTCAGCCATTTTCGCCTTCATAGCATCAGCACTTTTGCTGTTATTTGTATTTGTTCTTGCTGTATTCATCAAAATATTCTCCGGTAAGTCGATTCGCAGTCCGAACTATCCCCCAGTAAAAGGAACAGTCTTTCACCAACTGTTCTATTTCAATAAACTGTATGATCAACAAACTGAGACTGCTAGAAAACATCCCACCTTTCGTCTGTTAGCGCCTGACCAGAGTGAATTTTACACTACCGATGTCAGAAACATAGAACACATTCTGAAAACAAGTTTTGACAAGTATGCAAAAGGCAAGTATAATAGAGATATACTTATTGATCTGTTTGGGGAAGGAATCTTTGCTGTTGATGGAGATAAGTGGAGGCAGCAGAGGAAGCTTTCGAGCTTTGAATTCTCAGCCCGGGTATTGAGAGATTTCAGCTGTGCTGTTTTCAGAAGAAATGCTGCAAAATTTGTCAGGATTATTTCGCAGATTTCTAAGGCAAATGACATCTTAGACATCCAT GACATGCTAATGAGATGTACATTGGATTCCATTTTCAAAGTTGGTTTTGGGGTTGATTTGAACTGCCTTGAGGGAACAAGCAAAAAAGGGGTTGAATTTATGaaggcctttgatgatgctaaTGCATTAGTTTATTGGCGATTTGTTGATCCGTCATGGAAGCTTAAAAGAGCCCTTAATATTGGCTCTGAGGCTGCACTAAAAAAGAACATCAAAGTCATCGATTCATTTGTTAATGGAGTAATCACCACAAAAAGGAAACAACTGGTTGAGCAACAGGATTCT ATTGTGAAGGAAGATATACTATCCAGATTCATAGAGGCAAGCAAGACAGAACCAGATCAAATGACTGATCAGTACTTGAGGGATATCATTCTGAACTTTATGATTGCTGGAAAAGATAGTACAGCGAATACAGTCTCGTGGTTTATCTACATGTTGTGCAAGAATCCATTAGTACAGGAAAAGGTTTTCCAAGAAGTGAAAGAATACATTGCAGAAACTGAGAATGAAATCAAAGTCGATGATTTTGTTGAGCGAATTAATGAGGAAACGCTGGAAAAGATGCATTACCTTCATGCTGCTCTTACAGAGACCCTGAGGCTGTATCCTGGTGTTCCAGTG GATGGAAGGGCAGCACTAGAAGATGATGTGCTTCCAGATGGTAACAAGGTCAAGAAGGGAGATGACATTTACTATATAGGCTATGCAATGGGTAGGATGCCTTACATTTGGGGAGATGATGCAGAGGAGTTTCGGCCTGAAAGATGGCTCGATCAAAATGGTGTTTTCCAACAAGAATCACCCTTCAAATTCGTGGCGTTTCAT GCGGGTCCTCGGATTTGCCTAGGAAAAGACTTCGCTTACAGGCAAATGAAGATAGTTTCAATGACACTTGTTCGATATTTCAGGTTTAAGTTGGGGGATGAGACTAAAAAGGTTACTTATAGAACCATGCTTACACTACACATTGATGGGGGGCTTCATGTTCGGGCATTGCCTAGAATAGCAATGTGCGGCTAA